GGTCTCGAAGCGCGAGGCGATCGCGCCGGGGACGATCAAGTTCGACTTCGACAAGGCCGCGTCGCTGCGCACGGACGCGGACGGGAACCAGATCGTCATCGGCCGCAACGCCAGACTGATGAAGCTGGGTGACGACGGGCGGACGAGGACCTACAACATCCCGTACGGCGCGATCCTGCGCGTGCAGGAGGGCCAGCACGTCGAGGAGGAGCAGACGCTCTTCGAGTGGGACCCCTACAACGACCCGATCATCGCGCGGTCCGGCGGCACGGTGCGGTTCGAGCAGATCGTCGAGGGGCGCACGATGGAGCGCTTCGCGGACGAGACGACCGGTCACCGCGAGCGCGTGATCGTCGAGGACCCGGAGAAGGAGCTGCACCCGTCCATCGTCGTCGAGTCGAAGTCGGGCAGGTCCACGGGCGACTACATTCTGCCCACCGGCGCGCGCATCCTGGTGCAGGACGGCGACGCGATCCAGCCGGGCACGGTGCTCGCGAAGATCCAGCGCGAGTTCGGCAAGACCCGGGACATCACGGGAGGCCTCCCGCGCGTCGAGGAGCTCTTCGAGGCGAGGCCGCCCAAGAACCCGGCGACGATCAGCGAGATCGACGGCATCGTGCGGTTCGGCGACGTGAAGAAGGGCATGCGCGAGGTCGTGGTCGCCGGCGACGGTGTGGAGAAGGTCTACCGCCTGCCGCACGGCATCCACCTGCGCGTGCACGACGGGGAGTCGGTGAAGGCCGGCGACCGCCTGTCCGAGGGGCCGATCAACCCGCACGACATCCTCGGGATCCGCGGCGAGAAGGCGGTCCAGGAGTACCTCCTGAACGAGATCCAGGAAGTCTACCGACTGCAGGGCGTGAAGATCAACGACAAGCACATCGAGATGATCGTCCGGCAGATGCTCCAGCGCGTGCTGGTCGTCGACCCGGGCGACACGAGGTTCCTCGAGGGCGACGTCGTGTCGCGCGCCGAGTTCGAGCGCGAGAACCGGCGCATCGCCGAGGAGAACAAGGCCATCGAGGACCCGTCGAAGAAGCTCCATCCCGCCACGCACGAGGCGCGGCTCCTGGGCATCACGAAGGCGGCGCTGACGACCGACAGCTTCATCTCGGCCGCGTCGTTCCAGGAGACCACGCGCGTGCTCATGATGGCGGCGACCAGGGGGGACATCGACCAGCTTCGGGGGCTCAAGGAGAACGTGATCATCGGGCGGAGGATCCCGGCCGGGACCGGACTGAAGGAGTTCGAGGACATCGCGGTCCTCAGGCCCGAGGAGCCGGAGCCCACGGTCGTCGAGCGCCCGGACGAGGCGCCCGAGACCGACGTCGAGAGCACGCTGACGTCGGCGACCTCCTGAGGGAGCGGCGCGGGCGTCGGACGGACACAACCAGCGAGGAGGACAGTGTGCCGACAGTCAACCAGCTCGTGAAGCGCGGACGCGTCGAGCGCATCAAGAAGAAGCCGGCTCGTGCGCTTCAGGGCCATCCTCAGCGCCGCGGCATCTGCACGAGGGTGTACACGACGACCCCCAAGAAGCCGAACTCGGCGCTCCGCAAGGTGGCCAGGGTGAGGCTCATGAAGGGCGACTCGGTCACGGCGTACATCCCCGGCGAGGGGCACAACCTGCAGGAGCACTCGGTCGTGCTCATCCGCGGCGGGAGGGTGAAGGACCTGCCGGGCGTTCGCTATCACATCATCCGCGGCCCGCTGGACTCAGCCGGCGTGGACGGTCGGAAGAAGTCGCGCTCGAAGTACGGGACGAAGCGGCCGAAGTAGAGGAGAGCAGCATGCCGAGAAGGCGCGAGATCGCAAAGCGGGAGAGGCAGCCGGATCCGAAGTACGGAAGCCAGCTCGCGACGCACTTCGTGAACTGCCTCATGAAGGGCGGGAAGAAGAGCACGGCCGAGAAGTCGTTCTACTCGGCGCTCACCATCGTGGCCGACAGGACCAAGGAAGACCCGCTTCAGGTCTTCGAGCGGGCCGTGGGCAACGTGAGGCCGATGCTGGAGGTGAAGTCGAGGAGGGTGGGGGGAAGCACCTATCAGGTGCCGGTGGAGGTGCGGCCGGAGCGGCGGACGGCTCTCGCGTTCCGGTGGATCATCGGCTACGCGCGGGAGCGCTCCGAGCACTCGATGGCGGAGAAGCTCGCGGGGGAGATCCTCGCCGCGTACAAGAAGGAAGGCGCGGCGATGAAGAAGCGGGACGACACGCACAAGATGGCCGAGGCCAACAAGGCCCTGGCGCACTACAAGTGGTAATCGGCCCGAGGCGGGGGACCATTGACCGGCACGGCGGAATACGGGGCGCACGGGGAGGGGAACGCCGGGGTCCGGGTTCTCCCGACGACGGTGTCGCGGCGGCGGGTCGCCGCGGGAGCGAGTGAGCGGTTCATGGCGCGGGCAGTCCCTCTCGAGAGGGTGCGGAACATAGGCATCATGGCGCACATCGATGCCGGCAAGACCACTCTCACGGAGCGCATCCTGTTCTACACGGGGCGCGTGCGCCGCATGGGCGAGGTGCACGACGGCGCGGCGGTGA
The Candidatus Effluviviaceae Genus I sp. genome window above contains:
- the rpsG gene encoding 30S ribosomal protein S7 — encoded protein: MPRRREIAKRERQPDPKYGSQLATHFVNCLMKGGKKSTAEKSFYSALTIVADRTKEDPLQVFERAVGNVRPMLEVKSRRVGGSTYQVPVEVRPERRTALAFRWIIGYARERSEHSMAEKLAGEILAAYKKEGAAMKKRDDTHKMAEANKALAHYKW
- a CDS encoding 30S ribosomal protein S12; this translates as MPTVNQLVKRGRVERIKKKPARALQGHPQRRGICTRVYTTTPKKPNSALRKVARVRLMKGDSVTAYIPGEGHNLQEHSVVLIRGGRVKDLPGVRYHIIRGPLDSAGVDGRKKSRSKYGTKRPK
- a CDS encoding DNA-directed RNA polymerase subunit beta', whose amino-acid sequence is EVILGRNELIDEEAADKLRNMNIEEVTIRSVLTCESARGVCALCYGRNLATGRIVEIGEVVGVVAAQSIGEPGTQLTLRTFHIGGTAGRIAEVSKREAIAPGTIKFDFDKAASLRTDADGNQIVIGRNARLMKLGDDGRTRTYNIPYGAILRVQEGQHVEEEQTLFEWDPYNDPIIARSGGTVRFEQIVEGRTMERFADETTGHRERVIVEDPEKELHPSIVVESKSGRSTGDYILPTGARILVQDGDAIQPGTVLAKIQREFGKTRDITGGLPRVEELFEARPPKNPATISEIDGIVRFGDVKKGMREVVVAGDGVEKVYRLPHGIHLRVHDGESVKAGDRLSEGPINPHDILGIRGEKAVQEYLLNEIQEVYRLQGVKINDKHIEMIVRQMLQRVLVVDPGDTRFLEGDVVSRAEFERENRRIAEENKAIEDPSKKLHPATHEARLLGITKAALTTDSFISAASFQETTRVLMMAATRGDIDQLRGLKENVIIGRRIPAGTGLKEFEDIAVLRPEEPEPTVVERPDEAPETDVESTLTSATS